A part of Nesterenkonia lutea genomic DNA contains:
- a CDS encoding DEAD/DEAH box helicase, producing MTIQDPNASEPTQAQDTTEAPTESIPAAEPAVETAAEPAVETAAEPAAEGQAPAENETEPAAETATEAPAETQAAVDASAAVETPAPEGAAPAAAAPVAAEKTPKTAEEPQGPKFSELGLDPRVLESVTKLGYETPSPIQAQTIPLLSQGRDVVGLAQTGTGKTAAFALPALSHMARANDAGELGNSPSTLVLAPTRELAIQVAEAFATYAQGVPGITVLPIYGGSPYGPQLEGLRRGAHVVVGTPGRVIDHMTRGSLNLSTIKHLVLDEADEMLRMGFAEEVDQILARTPKTKQVALFSATMPKAIRRISADYLNDPVEVSVKSKTSTGTNTRQRFVLIKHSAKNEALNRILETEPHDAAIVFVRTRSATEEVSNKLAARGFRTAAINGDIPQNLREKTVENLKSGRIDVLVATDVAARGLDVERITHVFNYDIPLDTESYVHRIGRTGRAGRSGDAVLFVTPREKRMLRSIEKATRQPVEQMSMPTIADVNSSRLERFSERITETLASEELEEYRGLVASYTQEHNTPAEDVAAALVAMVHDGRPLLLDEKRDDELVRESKREVGEDRAGGDRPDRPQRDKGPRTAGPGNAMYKIAVGRRNGVNPGHIVGAIANEAGLSAREIGGIDIRPTHSLVELPEKLSSEQWAALAKTRIGGELLKMERDSGAPSSSADSRGGYAGKREGGSGDRGGRPSTGGSRFGDKDRKPRWK from the coding sequence ATGACCATCCAGGATCCCAACGCCTCCGAGCCGACACAGGCTCAGGACACCACCGAAGCGCCGACCGAGTCCATCCCTGCGGCCGAGCCGGCCGTCGAGACTGCGGCCGAGCCGGCCGTCGAGACTGCGGCCGAGCCGGCCGCCGAGGGTCAGGCCCCGGCCGAGAACGAGACTGAGCCGGCCGCCGAGACTGCGACTGAGGCCCCGGCCGAGACCCAGGCTGCCGTCGACGCCTCTGCCGCTGTCGAGACCCCGGCTCCGGAAGGTGCGGCACCAGCCGCCGCCGCGCCAGTCGCGGCCGAGAAGACGCCGAAGACCGCTGAGGAGCCCCAGGGCCCGAAGTTCTCCGAGCTGGGCCTGGATCCCCGGGTGCTGGAATCGGTGACCAAGCTCGGCTACGAGACGCCTTCCCCGATCCAGGCGCAGACCATCCCGCTGCTGAGCCAGGGTCGCGACGTCGTCGGCCTCGCCCAGACCGGCACCGGCAAGACCGCGGCCTTCGCGCTGCCGGCGCTGTCGCACATGGCTCGCGCCAACGACGCCGGAGAGCTGGGAAACTCCCCCTCCACACTGGTGCTCGCACCCACCCGTGAGCTGGCGATCCAGGTCGCCGAGGCGTTCGCCACCTACGCGCAGGGCGTCCCCGGCATCACCGTGCTGCCGATCTACGGCGGTTCCCCCTACGGCCCGCAGCTCGAGGGCCTGCGCCGCGGCGCCCACGTCGTCGTCGGCACCCCCGGTCGCGTGATCGACCACATGACCCGCGGATCGCTGAACCTCTCCACGATCAAGCACCTGGTGCTCGATGAGGCCGACGAGATGCTGCGCATGGGCTTCGCCGAGGAGGTGGACCAGATCCTGGCCCGCACCCCGAAGACCAAGCAGGTCGCACTGTTCTCCGCCACGATGCCCAAGGCGATCCGCCGGATCTCCGCGGACTACCTCAACGATCCGGTCGAGGTCTCGGTCAAGTCCAAGACCTCCACCGGCACCAACACCCGCCAGCGCTTCGTGCTGATCAAGCACTCAGCGAAGAACGAGGCGCTGAACCGCATCCTCGAGACCGAGCCGCATGACGCCGCCATCGTCTTCGTGCGCACCCGCTCGGCCACCGAAGAGGTCTCGAACAAGCTGGCCGCCCGCGGATTCCGCACCGCCGCGATCAACGGTGACATCCCGCAGAACCTGCGCGAGAAGACCGTGGAGAACCTGAAGTCCGGCCGCATCGACGTGCTGGTCGCCACCGACGTCGCCGCCCGCGGTCTCGACGTCGAGCGCATCACCCACGTCTTCAACTACGACATCCCGCTGGACACCGAGTCCTACGTGCACCGCATCGGCCGCACCGGCCGCGCGGGTCGCTCCGGCGACGCTGTCCTGTTCGTGACTCCTCGCGAGAAGCGCATGCTGCGGTCCATCGAGAAGGCCACCCGCCAGCCGGTCGAGCAGATGTCCATGCCGACCATCGCGGATGTGAACTCCTCGCGGCTGGAGCGCTTCTCGGAGCGGATCACCGAGACCCTGGCTTCTGAGGAGCTGGAGGAGTACCGCGGACTCGTGGCCTCCTACACCCAGGAGCACAACACCCCCGCCGAGGACGTGGCGGCCGCTCTGGTGGCCATGGTCCACGACGGACGCCCGCTGCTGCTCGACGAGAAGCGCGACGACGAGCTCGTCCGTGAGTCCAAGCGCGAGGTCGGCGAGGATCGCGCTGGCGGCGATCGTCCCGACCGTCCCCAGCGCGACAAGGGACCACGCACCGCCGGTCCCGGCAACGCGATGTACAAGATCGCAGTCGGCCGTCGCAACGGCGTGAACCCCGGACACATCGTCGGCGCCATCGCCAACGAGGCCGGGCTCAGCGCCCGCGAGATCGGTGGCATCGACATCCGTCCCACGCACTCCCTGGTGGAGCTGCCCGAGAAGCTCTCCTCCGAGCAGTGGGCCGCCCTGGCGAAGACCCGCATCGGCGGCGAGCTGCTGAAGATGGAGCGCGACTCCGGCGCTCCCTCCAGCTCCGCTGACTCACGCGGCGGCTACGCCGGCAAGCGCGAGGGCGGATCCGGTGATCGCGGCGGACGCCCGAGCACCGGTGGCAGCCGCTTCGGGGACAAGGATCGCAAGCCCCGCTGGAAGTGA
- a CDS encoding DEAD/DEAH box helicase yields the protein MTNAFEEDSVARGAQRKNGASTRTRRRPRRNDGGIIRLLAQVVREVESSVQRGRDLPSIRTKFQVVALLMREERARVKAEETKLGARGAEELKRLDGIATILATTAARDPSLLGLLADDAVVSDRARALRRELLQTAGIEVPEDPAAQPEPAAPKADTQRRVVPVSVESRQLANPFLEPDYSAVAKRPAEPRRLVGWELVEPLMKSFSDGGALSCMDLPEPTTAGAARGLELMPHQARLVAAAAAGHRTFLLADEPGLGKTAQALLAAQAADAYPLLVVVPNVVKMNWAREAMLWTPNRPATVVHGDGDRIDGFADIIIVNYEVLDRHAGWLRELGLRGMVVDEAHYIKNPKSQRSQNVLQLSERIRSRVADPLLIALTGTPLINDIEDFKAIWQFLGWIDETRPIGELMGALERTGLTPADRGFSAAARAAVVDRGIVRRRKADVAADLPARRVADVPVELDDEAGRSIRAAEQSLARRLVTRYERARAAQASGDVVEGIDRVLVRQVAAQERASKATKKSNENVFTMTRRIGQAKAGLAADYAAQLARSAGKVVFFAKHIDVMDIAEGTFAKQGIRYASIRGDQTASARQKHIDAFTNDPDVAVAVCSLTAAGVGINLQVASNMVLAELSWTHAEQTQAIDRIHRIGQEEPVTAWRIIATQTLDTKIAELIDSKAGLAARALDGSDQEVPDSADVQLEALVTLLEDALEERGSRHEL from the coding sequence ATGACCAATGCTTTCGAGGAGGACTCCGTGGCTCGAGGAGCCCAGCGCAAGAACGGCGCGAGTACGCGCACCCGCCGGCGGCCCCGCCGCAACGACGGCGGCATCATCCGGCTGCTCGCCCAGGTGGTCCGCGAGGTCGAGTCCTCGGTCCAGCGTGGTCGTGACCTGCCCTCGATCCGGACCAAGTTCCAGGTCGTGGCGCTTCTCATGCGCGAGGAGCGCGCTCGCGTCAAGGCGGAGGAGACGAAGCTGGGGGCTCGGGGCGCCGAGGAGCTGAAACGGCTCGACGGCATCGCCACCATCCTCGCGACGACGGCGGCCCGGGATCCCTCCCTGCTCGGGCTGCTCGCCGATGACGCCGTCGTCTCTGATCGTGCACGCGCACTGCGCCGCGAGCTCCTCCAGACGGCCGGCATCGAGGTGCCTGAAGATCCCGCCGCGCAGCCCGAACCGGCCGCGCCCAAGGCGGACACGCAGCGCCGGGTGGTGCCCGTGTCGGTGGAATCTCGCCAGCTCGCGAACCCGTTCCTCGAGCCTGATTACTCCGCCGTCGCCAAGCGCCCCGCCGAGCCTCGCCGCCTCGTCGGCTGGGAGCTCGTCGAACCGCTGATGAAGTCATTCTCCGACGGCGGCGCGCTCTCGTGCATGGACCTGCCGGAGCCGACCACCGCCGGGGCTGCCCGGGGGCTGGAACTCATGCCGCATCAGGCACGACTGGTCGCCGCTGCGGCGGCAGGACACCGGACGTTCCTGCTTGCCGACGAACCTGGCCTGGGCAAGACTGCACAGGCGCTGCTCGCCGCTCAAGCGGCGGACGCCTACCCGCTGCTCGTCGTCGTTCCGAACGTGGTGAAGATGAACTGGGCGCGCGAGGCCATGCTGTGGACGCCCAACCGCCCCGCGACCGTGGTCCACGGCGACGGGGACAGGATCGATGGCTTCGCGGACATCATCATCGTCAACTATGAGGTGCTCGACCGGCACGCGGGCTGGCTCCGCGAGCTGGGTCTGCGCGGGATGGTGGTCGACGAGGCGCACTACATCAAGAACCCGAAGTCGCAGCGGTCCCAGAACGTGCTGCAGCTCTCCGAACGCATCCGTTCGCGGGTCGCCGACCCGCTGCTGATCGCGCTCACCGGCACACCGCTGATCAACGATATCGAGGACTTCAAGGCGATCTGGCAGTTTCTCGGCTGGATCGACGAGACCAGGCCGATCGGTGAGCTGATGGGCGCGCTCGAGCGGACAGGTCTGACGCCCGCCGACCGCGGCTTCTCCGCCGCCGCTCGAGCGGCCGTCGTCGACCGTGGCATCGTGCGGCGACGCAAGGCGGATGTGGCCGCGGACCTGCCCGCCCGCCGCGTGGCAGACGTCCCGGTCGAGCTCGACGACGAGGCCGGGCGGTCCATCCGGGCCGCCGAGCAGAGCCTCGCTCGTCGCCTCGTCACGCGCTATGAGCGGGCGCGGGCGGCGCAGGCGTCAGGCGACGTCGTCGAGGGCATCGACCGCGTCCTCGTGCGCCAGGTCGCCGCGCAGGAGCGGGCGAGCAAGGCGACGAAGAAGTCCAACGAGAACGTGTTCACCATGACGCGACGCATCGGCCAGGCGAAGGCCGGCCTCGCGGCCGACTACGCCGCGCAGCTCGCCCGCAGCGCTGGCAAGGTCGTCTTCTTCGCCAAGCACATCGATGTCATGGACATCGCCGAGGGGACCTTCGCCAAGCAGGGCATCCGGTACGCCTCCATCCGCGGCGACCAGACGGCATCGGCTCGACAGAAGCACATCGACGCGTTCACCAACGACCCGGACGTCGCCGTCGCCGTGTGCTCGTTGACCGCCGCCGGCGTCGGGATCAACCTGCAGGTCGCCTCGAACATGGTGCTGGCGGAACTCTCGTGGACCCACGCCGAGCAGACCCAGGCGATCGACCGCATCCACCGCATCGGGCAGGAGGAGCCGGTCACTGCATGGCGGATCATCGCCACGCAGACCCTCGACACGAAGATCGCCGAGCTCATCGACAGCAAGGCGGGGCTGGCGGCTCGGGCGCTCGACGGGAGCGACCAGGAGGTCCCCGACTCAGCCGACGTCCAGCTCGAGGCGCTCGTCACGCTTCTCGAAGATGCGTTGGAAGAACGCGGCAGCAGGCATGAACTCTGA
- a CDS encoding sirohydrochlorin chelatase has translation MSDRPSRAALLAISHGTSNPEGQRLVAQLVQQVSDAAAQRGLDHLVTLGHVDVQQPDVPNSLAALPESMPAVVVPVLLSAGFHVNVDLRRDTAGLDREVRISGALGPDDRLVELILQRMESAGVDAARDALVFAAAGSSDHSAVRDCREMASRLQARLGGPVQDAYLSFAEPSVPEAVASARAHTAQSGGRVILLSYLLAPGYFQSMLERAGADLVTSPLLPVGSEHAPRELVEIVLDRFAAGLAELTPVSHAAR, from the coding sequence GTGTCCGATCGGCCGTCACGCGCCGCCCTGCTGGCCATCTCCCATGGGACATCCAACCCGGAGGGCCAGCGGCTCGTGGCGCAGCTGGTCCAGCAGGTCAGTGATGCAGCGGCGCAGCGTGGACTCGATCATCTCGTCACCCTCGGTCATGTGGACGTCCAGCAGCCCGATGTGCCGAACAGCCTCGCCGCCCTGCCGGAGTCAATGCCCGCCGTCGTCGTCCCGGTGCTCCTCTCCGCGGGCTTCCACGTGAATGTGGATCTCCGGCGGGACACGGCTGGACTGGACCGGGAGGTGAGGATCAGCGGCGCGCTGGGACCGGATGATCGGCTCGTGGAGCTGATCCTGCAGCGCATGGAGTCCGCCGGTGTCGATGCCGCCCGCGATGCGCTCGTCTTTGCCGCCGCGGGATCCTCAGACCACAGCGCAGTGCGCGACTGCCGAGAGATGGCCTCGCGGCTGCAGGCCCGGCTCGGCGGCCCGGTCCAGGACGCATATCTGTCCTTCGCGGAGCCCTCCGTGCCCGAGGCCGTGGCCTCCGCCCGAGCGCACACGGCACAGAGCGGGGGCCGAGTCATCCTGCTCAGCTACCTGCTGGCGCCGGGCTATTTCCAGAGCATGCTCGAGCGGGCGGGAGCGGACCTGGTGACGAGTCCGCTGCTGCCCGTCGGATCAGAGCATGCGCCGAGAGAGCTGGTGGAGATCGTCCTCGATCGATTCGCTGCGGGACTGGCAGAACTGACCCCGGTCTCGCACGCGGCGCGCTGA
- the nirD gene encoding nitrite reductase small subunit NirD: MSITIAAPAETAAQVATESDATTRQWRPVCRLADLEPMWGEAALIGGTQIALVRLYEDAVHAVSQWDPFARANVMSRGIVGSKAGRPTIASPIHKQSYDLQTGKCLSEEGLQLDSYAVRVVEGTVEVHV, from the coding sequence ATGAGCATCACGATCGCCGCCCCCGCTGAAACCGCCGCCCAGGTCGCCACCGAGTCCGATGCCACGACACGGCAGTGGCGGCCGGTCTGTCGGCTGGCCGATCTCGAACCCATGTGGGGCGAGGCGGCGCTGATCGGGGGCACCCAGATCGCGCTGGTGCGCCTGTATGAGGATGCCGTCCACGCGGTCTCCCAGTGGGACCCCTTCGCCCGAGCCAACGTGATGTCCCGCGGCATCGTCGGCTCGAAGGCCGGCAGACCGACCATCGCTTCACCGATCCACAAGCAGTCCTACGATCTGCAGACCGGCAAGTGCCTCAGCGAAGAGGGCCTCCAGCTGGACTCCTATGCGGTGCGGGTCGTGGAGGGGACCGTAGAGGTCCATGTCTGA
- the nirB gene encoding nitrite reductase large subunit NirB produces the protein MEASTASTASSQAETDRHIVVVGGGPAAHRVTEALIARDPEGLRISVFTEESSAPYDRVALSRRFAASEDLLLGDPALWQDPRVQLHTSTAVTGIDAAAKTLRTAQGEVLGFDDLVLATGSSAPRPPIEGAEHIAVYRTLEDVDWLRQRAADLSAELGRPARCVVIGGGLLGLEAAGGLKGLGAEVTVVHSRRWLMNAQVDEYGGRTLNRLLEKEGYRLQLGQRPSRLAVDLEATPERSRYTLEFTENPDLPADLVVAAIGITARDELAAEAGLECAERGGVVIDETCATSTKNIWAIGEVASYQGVSMGLVAPANAMAEVVADRLSGGAAAFDGFDTAAKLKLAGMDVASFGDAFAETPGALEVVYADAVGGVYQKIVVTDDATTLLGGVFVGDASPYSSLRPLLGRELPAAPGAFLSASGGGELDMDLPDDAQVCSCKDVCAGTIRSAVAGDDKTPPCTDMAAMKSCTKVGTQCGSCIPMAKKIMEKQMLSLGMDVSKALCEHFAHSRAELFEAVRATQLTSFTQIVTRFGTPADPSINLGCDICKPAVASILAAQHGAEYILEAGRGTLQDTNDRALANMQKDGTYSVMPRIPGGEITPQKLKVIAEVAADFDLYTKISAAQRVDMFGARLEQLPAIWRRLVDAGFESGQAYGKALRNVKSCVGSSWCRYGVQDSVAMGIRLENRYRGLRSPHKMKFGVSGCARECAEARAKDVGVIATTDGWNMYVGGNGGATPAHGQLLAKDLDDDSLLRYIDRYVMYYVRTADRLQRTARWMEELPGGVDHVYDVVVKDSLGIGADLEAAVAEHVDGYEDEWAATLRDPERLRRFRSFVNAPDAPDTGLAYVLERGQRRPATEAERAAAESGEGPVLLTGPRIPVREEMAREDAANMAAAEGSS, from the coding sequence ATGGAGGCATCCACAGCATCCACAGCATCGTCCCAGGCAGAGACCGACCGGCATATCGTCGTCGTCGGTGGAGGCCCGGCCGCCCACCGGGTGACCGAAGCCCTGATCGCCCGGGACCCCGAAGGTCTGCGGATCAGCGTGTTCACCGAAGAGTCCTCGGCCCCCTATGACCGGGTCGCACTGTCTCGACGCTTCGCCGCGTCCGAGGACCTCCTGCTGGGCGATCCGGCGCTGTGGCAGGACCCCCGGGTTCAGCTCCATACGTCCACGGCGGTGACCGGCATCGACGCTGCGGCCAAGACCCTGCGCACCGCACAGGGCGAGGTGCTCGGCTTCGACGATCTGGTGCTCGCCACCGGCTCCTCGGCGCCCCGCCCGCCGATCGAGGGCGCGGAGCACATCGCGGTCTACCGCACCTTGGAGGACGTGGACTGGCTGCGTCAGCGAGCCGCCGATCTCTCCGCCGAGCTCGGCCGTCCTGCCCGCTGCGTCGTGATCGGCGGGGGGCTGCTCGGCCTCGAGGCGGCCGGCGGACTCAAGGGCCTCGGGGCAGAGGTCACCGTGGTGCATTCGCGTCGCTGGCTGATGAACGCCCAGGTGGACGAGTACGGCGGGCGCACGCTGAACCGCCTGCTGGAGAAGGAGGGGTATCGCCTTCAGCTGGGCCAGCGACCCAGCAGGCTTGCCGTGGACCTCGAGGCGACTCCGGAACGCAGCCGCTACACCCTCGAGTTCACCGAGAACCCTGATCTTCCGGCAGATCTGGTCGTGGCGGCCATCGGCATCACCGCCCGGGATGAGCTTGCCGCGGAGGCAGGCCTGGAATGCGCCGAGCGCGGGGGAGTCGTCATCGACGAGACCTGCGCCACCTCGACGAAGAACATCTGGGCCATCGGCGAGGTGGCCAGCTACCAGGGAGTCTCGATGGGTCTGGTCGCACCGGCCAACGCCATGGCCGAGGTGGTCGCCGACAGGCTCAGCGGCGGCGCGGCCGCCTTCGACGGATTCGACACCGCCGCCAAGCTGAAGCTCGCCGGAATGGACGTGGCATCCTTCGGCGACGCGTTCGCCGAGACGCCCGGTGCCCTGGAGGTCGTCTACGCCGACGCCGTCGGCGGGGTCTACCAGAAGATCGTGGTCACCGACGATGCCACCACCCTGCTGGGCGGCGTGTTCGTCGGCGACGCGAGCCCCTACTCCTCGCTGCGCCCGCTGCTGGGCCGAGAACTTCCCGCGGCCCCCGGGGCCTTCCTCTCCGCCTCCGGAGGAGGGGAGCTGGACATGGATCTGCCCGACGACGCGCAGGTCTGCTCCTGCAAGGACGTCTGCGCCGGGACCATCAGGTCCGCCGTGGCCGGGGATGACAAGACGCCGCCCTGCACCGACATGGCGGCGATGAAGAGCTGCACCAAGGTCGGCACCCAGTGCGGCTCCTGCATTCCGATGGCGAAGAAGATCATGGAGAAGCAGATGCTCTCCCTCGGGATGGACGTCTCCAAGGCGCTGTGTGAGCACTTCGCGCATTCCCGGGCCGAGCTCTTCGAGGCGGTGCGGGCCACCCAGCTGACCTCCTTCACCCAGATCGTCACTCGGTTCGGCACGCCGGCGGATCCCAGCATCAATCTGGGCTGCGACATCTGCAAGCCCGCAGTGGCCTCGATCCTCGCCGCGCAGCACGGCGCCGAGTACATCCTGGAAGCAGGACGAGGCACCCTGCAGGACACCAACGACCGCGCCCTGGCCAATATGCAGAAGGACGGCACCTATTCGGTCATGCCGCGGATCCCGGGCGGGGAGATCACCCCGCAGAAGCTCAAGGTGATCGCCGAGGTCGCCGCCGACTTCGACCTCTATACCAAGATCTCCGCCGCCCAGCGGGTGGACATGTTCGGCGCGCGGCTCGAACAGCTGCCCGCCATCTGGCGCCGACTGGTCGATGCCGGCTTCGAATCGGGCCAGGCCTACGGCAAGGCGCTGCGCAACGTGAAGTCCTGCGTCGGTTCCAGCTGGTGCCGCTATGGCGTGCAGGACTCGGTCGCGATGGGCATCAGACTGGAGAATCGGTACCGCGGGCTGCGCTCGCCGCACAAGATGAAGTTCGGCGTCTCGGGCTGCGCCCGCGAGTGTGCCGAGGCACGAGCCAAGGATGTGGGCGTGATAGCCACCACCGACGGGTGGAACATGTACGTCGGAGGCAACGGCGGAGCCACTCCGGCTCATGGACAGCTGCTCGCCAAGGACCTCGACGATGACTCGCTGCTGCGCTACATCGACAGATACGTCATGTACTACGTCCGCACCGCAGACCGGCTCCAGCGCACGGCGAGGTGGATGGAGGAGCTTCCCGGCGGAGTCGACCACGTCTACGACGTCGTGGTGAAGGACTCGTTGGGAATCGGCGCCGACCTTGAGGCCGCAGTGGCCGAGCACGTGGACGGCTACGAGGATGAATGGGCGGCCACTCTGCGGGACCCGGAGCGGCTCCGCCGCTTCCGCAGCTTCGTCAACGCTCCCGACGCGCCGGACACCGGGCTGGCCTACGTGCTTGAACGCGGCCAGCGTCGACCCGCCACCGAGGCGGAGCGGGCCGCCGCCGAGTCCGGAGAGGGACCGGTGCTGCTGACCGGGCCCCGCATCCCGGTCCGCGAGGAGATGGCACGCGAAGATGCGGCGAACATGGCTGCGGCGGAGGGGAGCTCATGA
- the cobA gene encoding uroporphyrinogen-III C-methyltransferase produces MRGTGEVTLIGGGPGAADLMTVRARDALAVADVVFYDRLAPTEGLREWAPAAELYDVGKRPGHHRVTQENIQKMMVASARSGRRVVRLKGGDPFVFGRGSEEVEACREAGIPVTVVPGISSAIAVPAAAGIPVTARNVSKSFTVISGHDPLSEQELAGLTALGGTAVILMGVGTLGHTMAGLQRQGMAADTPVGIVEHGFSEDQRVLIAPLSEMLGVAAAARLRSPSVLIIGEVVRLAAAEPCSGEASSDSDALPGAAGERVIRAMAGAVL; encoded by the coding sequence ATGAGGGGCACCGGAGAAGTGACACTCATCGGCGGCGGACCTGGGGCCGCAGACCTGATGACCGTGCGCGCACGAGACGCCCTCGCCGTCGCCGACGTCGTCTTCTATGATCGGCTGGCTCCGACCGAGGGCCTGCGCGAATGGGCTCCCGCGGCGGAGCTCTACGACGTGGGCAAGCGACCCGGACACCACCGGGTCACCCAGGAGAACATCCAGAAGATGATGGTGGCCTCCGCCCGCAGCGGCCGTCGCGTGGTCCGGCTCAAAGGCGGAGATCCGTTCGTGTTCGGCCGGGGCAGCGAAGAGGTCGAGGCCTGTCGGGAGGCGGGCATCCCGGTGACCGTGGTTCCCGGGATCAGCTCGGCCATCGCTGTGCCGGCCGCAGCGGGGATCCCGGTCACGGCGCGCAACGTGTCCAAGTCGTTCACCGTGATCTCCGGGCACGACCCGCTCAGCGAGCAGGAGCTGGCCGGCCTCACCGCGCTGGGCGGCACGGCGGTGATCCTGATGGGCGTGGGAACACTGGGTCACACGATGGCCGGACTGCAGCGGCAGGGCATGGCGGCTGACACCCCGGTGGGGATCGTGGAACATGGCTTCAGCGAGGACCAGCGGGTGCTCATCGCCCCGCTCTCCGAGATGCTCGGGGTGGCCGCCGCCGCCCGGCTGCGCTCGCCGTCGGTGCTGATCATCGGGGAGGTGGTCCGTCTGGCCGCGGCCGAGCCGTGCTCCGGCGAGGCCAGCAGCGATTCCGACGCTTTACCCGGGGCCGCCGGAGAACGCGTGATCCGTGCCATGGCCGGGGCGGTGCTCTGA
- a CDS encoding uroporphyrinogen-III synthase, producing the protein MTVLTSPDPSTQVPQTLAGFRIGITSDRRSEDLICAFQRRGAEVMHAPALRIVALTESVTLQRDTRHVIEAAPDFAIITTAYGMRRWAEAADAYGLGTELFETLDRAVILVRGPKARGAVRAAGLDDDGAAEDERTATVVDMLLARDVAGKTVALQQHGASDDSQIERIQAAGATVVSVLPYTWTKPDEDSDLLRMVDAVIDRQLDLVTFTAAPAVEAFLSVARQYNRSEALVEALRSDVVCAAVGAVTAGPLYDAGLSPIIPSRWRLGAMIKLVCDHLEEHHTLRITTRHGLVELRGSEVRLPAVSDDPVRLPPGPLSLLRALVKAEGAVLSREHLMQVLGQCDSEHALEMWVSRLRKSLPVPGLVSTVVKRGYRLTV; encoded by the coding sequence ATGACGGTTCTCACCTCCCCGGACCCGTCCACGCAGGTCCCTCAGACGCTGGCGGGCTTCCGGATCGGCATCACCTCAGACCGGCGCAGCGAGGATCTCATCTGCGCCTTCCAGCGCCGCGGGGCCGAGGTCATGCATGCTCCTGCGCTGCGGATCGTGGCGCTCACCGAATCGGTGACGCTGCAGCGGGACACCCGGCACGTGATCGAGGCGGCACCCGACTTTGCCATCATCACCACCGCCTACGGGATGCGCCGCTGGGCGGAGGCCGCAGACGCCTACGGTCTGGGCACTGAGCTCTTCGAGACGCTGGACCGGGCGGTCATCCTGGTGCGCGGACCGAAGGCGCGCGGAGCTGTGCGGGCCGCTGGGCTCGACGACGACGGCGCCGCCGAGGATGAACGGACGGCCACCGTGGTGGACATGCTGCTTGCCCGCGACGTCGCGGGCAAGACGGTGGCGCTGCAGCAGCACGGGGCCAGCGATGATTCTCAGATCGAACGGATTCAGGCCGCCGGGGCGACCGTGGTCTCGGTGCTGCCCTACACCTGGACCAAGCCGGATGAGGATTCCGACCTGCTGCGCATGGTCGATGCGGTCATCGACCGGCAGCTCGATCTGGTGACCTTCACCGCCGCCCCCGCTGTGGAGGCCTTCCTATCGGTGGCCCGCCAGTACAACCGGTCAGAGGCGCTGGTCGAGGCGCTGCGCTCAGACGTGGTCTGCGCGGCGGTCGGGGCGGTGACGGCAGGACCGCTCTACGACGCAGGGCTGAGCCCGATCATCCCGTCTCGGTGGCGACTCGGTGCCATGATCAAGCTGGTCTGCGATCATCTGGAGGAGCACCATACGCTGCGCATCACGACCCGGCATGGTCTGGTGGAGCTGCGCGGCTCCGAGGTGCGGCTCCCCGCGGTCAGCGATGACCCGGTCCGGCTGCCCCCCGGCCCGCTGTCTCTGCTGCGTGCTCTGGTGAAGGCCGAAGGTGCGGTGCTCTCTCGCGAACACCTCATGCAGGTGCTGGGGCAGTGCGACTCCGAACATGCGCTGGAGATGTGGGTCTCCCGGCTGCGCAAATCGCTGCCCGTCCCCGGACTGGTCAGCACCGTGGTGAAACGCGGGTACCGGCTCACCGTGTGA